The genomic segment CTCTTCTACATGCTAGACTCTTAAGACATTTAGCagcaagaagaaaggaagaaatgcaaatattttcttatgtTATTTTCAGAGTGAATATTGATTACTATTTCCTGTGATATACCAATTGCACTCTCATTACAGTAAATTGAAGCTACacagaaaaatatgaaaaataaagcaggaatcATCTGAAATCTTGCCACTGTGAGAAAGCCAATAATCCCTTCTAATCCACATCCACTCAAAAAATGCTCATGTACATATCCATACATATCCACTACTGAAATGCATATGTAAATAGCTGAGTGGAGTTATGAGGTGCCATGTTTCATTATAGGGAGcactgatagtgcagtggttaagtgctcggctgctacctGAGATGATGGTGGTTCAACCCATCAGGAGCTCCATAGGAGAAGGAAGTTTGCTccagtaaatattacagcctaggaagccctctgCGACAGCTCTACTcatcctataggttcactatgagtcagaatcaattcattggcaatgggtttgttttttcacaGGTTTCTATTTCATTGTTTTACAAAAAGGGGGTGGTGTTTTAGAAAcagattttaattcttttacacGTCAAGACATCTTCAAGTTTCTTCACCATGGCTGTTCTAAAATCTTCTTAATGGGCTGTATAATTTTATGGTATAGACATACTCCAGCATCTTAACATAATCTCTAATTCCATTCACTTCCAATTTTGTTTTTTCACTATATTCTTTTTTGGCTAAATATTCCTCAACAAATGAGTATTTGTAATAATCACTTTCATACAAGTacagttatttgcataaaatgggTTTTCCTTAAATCAGTTTAGGGATTAAAagggttagttttttgttttccttttacaaagaaaaaaacgctAAATCACTGTCCAAAAGGTATGCAAGAACAGAATGGAAGAATGATGAGCTAGTGGGAGCCTGCAAGAAATAGAATTCATTCAAGATAATTCCAATTAAAGTACTTTAGTGTAAAGGCTATTTACACGGGTATGATTGGATTATGGGGGAAAATACCAGATAATACAAAACCAAGACCTGAAGCTAAAAGTGGAGGATATAATTTTACCAGAGAATGGAGAGAGATGGGACCATAGATATGGGTACACACTAAAGCACATGTAGCTTTCAGAGACATGGGCAGAGACAAGGTATAGGAGCAGAGAAAAAACTGGGAGAAAAGCCAAGTTCTCCCCAGCTTCCACCATCTCAGCTACTGCTGGTGTTTCTCACTGGCTAAATCCAAAGAGAGGGGCAGAGAAAGGCAGAAAATATGTCTGGAGGAATGGGAAATATAAGAGAAAATTATCACAGAGCATGGCCGTAATTCAGAATTATACAACACACTCAATTGTCTTACACTGTGTTATTCAGAAAATCTCTTACCTCACTTGTTCagtcagagaaaagattgatcTTCAAGATTTTATTTTTGCACTCAAGTTAATTTGTGGTTTGATTACACAGAAGTAGTTAATTCTATGAAACAAAAGTACCTTGACATAATGTGAGATTGTTGGCACACTGTAAATTATCTCTGTTTAAGAATGtagaaagaaaactagaagatttTCCCATTGTATCTACATGGCAAAAACATAAGCATATAGTAATTTCAAGTCATTGCATCATGTTAATAATTAGGTAGCAGCCTCTTCAATGCCACCATGACATCTTTATTCCTCAGACTATATATAACAGGATTCATCATTGGTGTCAAAATGGTATAGAAAAGACAGACCAGTTTCCCCAGTCCTTCAGATTGATTTGATTTGGGCAGTAAATAATTGATAGCAGCTGTTCCATAGAATAAGATTACAACTGTCAGGTGAGAAGAACAGGTGGAGAAAGCTTTGGCCCTTCCTTTAGCTGAGGACAATTTCAGAATGTTGGAGATAATTTTGCCATAGGAAGCAAGGATCCACAGAAATGGTAACTTCAAAAACATCGTAGCTAATATATAGACCACCATCTGATTCACTACTATGTCCCCGCATGCAAGCTTGATTACTGGGGGAATGTCACAAAAGAAATGATTAATTGTGTTAGACCCACAAAAGGACAGAGAGAAAATCTGGCACGTTTGCCCAATTTCAACTAGAATTCCACTGATCCAGGAGCCAGCCACTAACTGGATACAGACCCTGTGGTTCATGGCTACAGGATAATGCAGAgggttacaaatggccacatagcggtcataggccatcactgtcAGGAGCAAACACTCTGTGCCtccaaatataagaaaaaaacacATTTGCATAGCACAGGCCAAAAAGGAAATATTTCCTTTCCGGGTCCAAATGTCCCTGAGCATTCTTGGGATAGTGACTGTTACATAACATATTTCCAAGAAGgaaaaattgccaaggaaaaaatacatggggTTCCGGAGAGTAGGGTCAACTGTTGTTATCAGTATTATGATGCTATTGCCCAACAAAATAATCAGATACATGATGAAAAATGTCCCAAAGAGTATCCACTGTAAATTGGGTTCATCAGAAAACCCCATGAGAACAAACTCCGTAATTATAGTATTATTTGATTCTTCTGCTTTTAATTTGGTTTCCATCTGTGGATATGATGAATTCAAGATGGTTAATTTATTCACTATTTTGAAAAGCATATTAACTTCTGTTAACTGGATAGGTACTTGTATAAACCtacataattaattaattaattcctCCATCACCATGCTCCATTTCTAGAGAATGACATTTGAAACTTCAGCAATGAACTGATATGCTATTAAAATCAATTCAACAAATAAAATTCTTTCATATTTTATTAAAGTTGGATTGTAATGATAATAGAGATATTGAGAAGTGTACACTGTTAGAGCTTATTTAGGAAAGAGATCTGATTAGTTTACCCCAATAAGAGTGTATCTTTATCTATTGTTTAGTCTCTTTTCTTGGATTTGTTCTCTATAGACATCCCTGCTTGAATTTTCTcaagtcaaaatttttttttttttttacttaattcttCCTTTAAAGTTAATTTGAAGACTTTCCCTTTATAAGACTTGGTTTTCTTAAGCCACTCCTTTGttactgagagaataaatgtgtGCATTATTAGTTTTCTATTATCTGTATCCCTTCCATTgcttataaaaaaatataaaaaacattaaGCTCAGCATCCTTTTCAATAACATTGCCTTTCAACATCCTATTCAGTTTGCGATAAATGTTAATTAACCTTTAATTCAATTGAGAAATATGACCCACTCCTCACAATATTTTTTTCACTCTTTACCCGCCTAAGATCCTAAGCTCCATTGTCATGTAATTTCCTTGCTACTAAATCTAACATTCTCCCCCCCATTTAGAataattttcatttataaaagcATAACTTTGATTAAACAAACTTATTATTTACTCCAGCCCTACATGAGGACAGAGGATGTGAGTAAGGCCTGAGAAAAACACAGCTGTCTTGCTTTACTTTCTATTAACATCCTCAGATATCATGCAGTCACTGGACACTATTTGACAATTCAGATCACACTTGTTTAATATTAACTTTCCAACTTTTCCAATTATTCACTTATTTCCTTCTCTCAAATCTATTACCCTATACTCTACCTTCTAGTGCAAACAACTGATGATTTTGACATAATAACTTTCAGTGTGAAGCTGATCAGACAAACATTCCTCCATATTCCCTTATTTCTATcagtacttttgttgttgttaggtgtggtcgagtcagttctgactcaaagcaactgtatgtacaacagaacaaaacactgcccggtcctgtgccattctcacaatccttgttatgcttgagcccattgttgtagccactgtgtcaatccatctcattgagggtcttcctcttttttgctgaccctctacttttccaggcatgatgtccttctccagggactgattcctcctgttaacatgtcaaaagtatgtgagatatagcctcgtcatctttgcttctaaggagcattccggctgtacttcttccaagacagatttgctccttctttggcagtccaaggtatattcaacatactttgccaacaacataattcaaagcgTCAATTCTTATTCTTCATTCctcatccaactttcacatgcataggaggtgatgaTTGAAAACTGGATGGCTTGGACCAGGCacacttagtccttaaagtggtatctttgctttttaacacttcaaagaggtcttttgcggcagatttgacCCCTGCAGTgcagcttttgatttctttcttttatttttttttcaattgttctttcagtgaaagtgtacaaatcaagtcggtctctcatgcaaaaatttgtatacaccttgctataaactcctaggtgctctctccctaatgaaacTGTGCCctacttctctccaccctgtattcctgggtccattcacccagcttctgtccccctctgccttctcatctcttctccagacagaagctgcccacagagtctcatgtgtctacttgagccaagaagctcactcctcaccagtatcattttctatcttataatccattccaattcctgtctgaagagttggctttgggaatggttccagtcttgggctaacagaaagcctGGAGACCaacatcttttgattccttgactgttgcttccataggtgctgattgtggagccaagtaaaatgaaatccttgacaattgcaaccttttctccatttatcatgatgttgcttattggtccagttgcgaggatttttgtttactttaagctgaggtgtaagccatactgatggctgtagtctttgattttcatcaagtgcttcaagttctctttactttcagcaagcaaagttgtgtcatctggatgaagcaggttggtaatgagtcttcctccaaccctattAGTACTATTATCAAAATGACTTTAAATGaattacacctactcctcagttattgactgtttctttatgtgatattCAGCATGTACAGTAGTAAAAAGTCTATGATCTGACTTTTTGCACTAAAAAGTCAGCCTGACATTGTCCCAGGAGCTGTGGAGCATCCCCTCCCTTGAGGAGGGTCTCTGGACAACTTCCAGGAAGCTGGGCTGTG from the Loxodonta africana isolate mLoxAfr1 chromosome 7, mLoxAfr1.hap2, whole genome shotgun sequence genome contains:
- the LOC100674134 gene encoding olfactory receptor 10AG1-like, with product MLFKIVNKLTILNSSYPQMETKLKAEESNNTIITEFVLMGFSDEPNLQWILFGTFFIMYLIILLGNSIIILITTVDPTLRNPMYFFLGNFSFLEICYVTVTIPRMLRDIWTRKGNISFLACAMQMCFFLIFGGTECLLLTVMAYDRYVAICNPLHYPVAMNHRVCIQLVAGSWISGILVEIGQTCQIFSLSFCGSNTINHFFCDIPPVIKLACGDIVVNQMVVYILATMFLKLPFLWILASYGKIISNILKLSSAKGRAKAFSTCSSHLTVVILFYGTAAINYLLPKSNQSEGLGKLVCLFYTILTPMMNPVIYSLRNKDVMVALKRLLPNY